A region of the Synergistes jonesii genome:
GCCGTAGCCGGCATCTTCTCCGACGCGAAAGCCAAGGGGTCGCTTTTTTCAATGAGATCGCCGGAGGCCGTCCTTATCACGAATTTATAGCGGCAGCCCTCCGCGACGTTCGGCACGAAGCCTTCCCAAATCCCTGAGGAATCCCAGCGCGGAGAGAGCGGATGGCTTTCGCGGCGCCACGAATTGAAGTCTCCCATAATGAAGGCCGCGGCCGCGGCCGGCGCCCAAACGGCGAAGAGCGTCCCAGACGCGCCTTCGTGCTTCGCGAGGTGCGCGCCGAGAAACTCGTATATCCTCCTGTGCGTGCCCTCGCGGAAAAGATAAATGTCTTCCTCGCCGGCGAGAGAAACTCCGTGTATAATCTTCTCCGTCATCTTATCGCCTCCCGCAATAATATGATATTATAGGCGATAGCTGCTTTCGGAGGAAAGAAAATGACCGATCTCTTTTCATACAATAAAATAACCGCGGAAATCGCGGAGGAAATAAGAAAAAAAATAGGCGCAAACAACGTCAGCACCGACGAAGAAAAGCTTGAAAGCTATTCTCACGACGAAGTGCCGCAGAGCAACTACGGCAGAAAATATATAGCCGAGCTCCTCGTATTCCCGGAAAGCACGCAGCACGTCTCGGAAATCATGAAAATAGCGCACGACGAAAGGATACCGGTGACGCCGCGCGGCGCCGGAACGGGGCTGTCGAGCGGAGCTCTTCCCGTTTTCGGCGGCATCGTGATGAGCTTCGAGAAGATGAACCGCATAATAGAGCTCGACGAGGACAACCTTACGATAACCGTCGAGCCCGGCGTCGTCACCGCCGAGATAAGCAGGATGGCCTCACGTCACGATCTGCTGTACGCCGGGGACCCGTGCAGCGGCGACGCCTCCTTCATCGGGGGCAACATCGCGGAAAACGCCGGCGGCAACAAGGTGATAAAATACGGAGCGACAGGGGCTCAGCTGCTCGCGCTGGAAGCAGTACTCGCGGACGGCAGCGTGACGTGGTTCGGCGGCAAAAGGCGCAAGGACGTCACGGGGCTGGACTTCGTGCACCTTATGGCCGGCTCCGAAGGGATACTCGCCGTGATAACCAAAGCTGTGCTGAAGCTCCTGCCTCTGCCGCGCCATTCGGTCGACCTTCTTGCGGCCTTCCCCGACGCGCGGAGCGCTATAAATTTCGTCCCGCGCATCGTGACCGAGGGCGGATTGATACCGGCGTCCGTTGAATTCATGGACGACAAGGCGCTGAAGCTCGTTGAAAAATATCTGAACGCCAGCGTGCCGGCGGGAGACGCCGGCGCGGCTCTGATAATCCAGCTCGAGGGCAACGACGAGGAGCGCCTCGAAGAGCAGTTCGAAGCGATAGGCAAACTGTCGCAGAGGCACGGCGCCTACGAGGTCTACGTCGCCGACACGCGCAGCACGAAGGAGCGCATCTGGCAGGCGCGCAAAGGCGTGCCTGAGGCCCTCTCCGCCTTCTACAGCCGCTACACGAAGGAGGACCTCGTCGTCCCGACCGCCTCGGTGCCGAAGCTGCTGGAAATGTTGCGCGGCGAAACCGAACCCTACGGCCTTGAATATATAACCTACGGGCACGCCGGCGACGGAAACATGCACTGCACGATAGTCTGCCCCGAATGCGACAACTGGCACGACCGCCTGCACGCCGCGCAGCAGCGCATCTATGCGAAGCTGATAAAGATGGGCGGCACCTTATCAGGGGAGCACGGCATAGGCTACAAGCGCAGGGGCTATATGAAATTCTTCCTTGACGACGCGCAGATAGAGCTCATAAAAAGGGTGAAGCTCGCCTTCGACCCGCAGAACATTTTAAACCCCGGCAAGCTCGTAGATTGGGGGAAATGACACGGGAAATAAAATTTAGAAGCCATAAATAAAATAAACCGTTTCCTCACGCGACGAAAAACGCGCCGCGGGAGATTTTCCGACCGGCGGCCTAAACCAGCGCGAGGCGCTCCTTCAGCGCGAGCAGCGCTTCGGTCTTCCCGGTTGTGACCATAAGCGTGTCCCCCTCTTTGATCAGCGTCTTTCCCGTCGGCGCTATAGTGCTCTCGCCGCGCTTTATAAGCATTATGCGCACGCTCTCGGGGAATTTCATATCGCTGACCGCCATCCCTACCGCTTTCGAGCCCCTTACCACGCGCAGCTCGTAGAGAGTGCCCTGTATATCCTCCTCGTAGTCGGTAAAGCTGCGCGAGACGAGGGTCTTGTCCTCCTTGTCGAGCTGTCCGAGCATCGACGCGACGGGCGTCAGCATCGAGCCCTGTATGATGACCGAGGTCAGGGAGATGAAAAAGACCATGTTGAAGATCGTGTCCGCGTTCTGAATCCCCTCCGTCAGAGCGTAGGTCGCAAATACTATCGACGACGCCCCGCGCAGCCCGACCCACGAGACGAAGAGTTTCGCCTTCAGCGGATATTTGAAGCCGGAGAGCGTTATGAAGACCGCCGCCGGGCGGATCAGGAACATCAGCGCGGCGGACATGACAAGCGCCGGCAGCCAGACCGCGCGCAGCTGCGAGGGAAATACGAGAAGGCCGAGCGTCACGAACACGAGTATCTGCATCAGCCACGAAAAGCCGTCGAAGAAGCGCACAAGCGACGTCTTATGGACGAGCTTGACGTTTCCCATGACCATCGCCGCGATGTAGACGCCGAGCAGCCCGTTGCCGCGCATAAGCTGCACCGCCGCGAAGACGAACGAGGCGATCGTCGCCGCGACGACGGGATAAAGGCCGTCGCTGTTGAGCCTGATGCGGTTTATAAGCAGCGCTCCGGCAAAGCCGAAGGCGAAGCCGAGCCCGGCGCCTACAGCGAGTTGCATCACGAACATCAGCGCGTATCCAAAAAAGCCGCCGCCGTCGGACTTCATAAGGCTGATTATCGTTATCGTCAGCATGTAGGCCGCGGGGTCGTTGCTGCTGCTCTCAAGCTCGAGCAGCGGCGCAAGCGGCGCTTTTAGGTTCATGTTGTTGGAGCGCAGTATGGAAAAGACCGAGGCCGCGTCCGTGCAGGAAACGACGGAGCCCAGCAAAAGCCCTTGCATAAGAGTGAGCCCGAGAAGGAAATGTGCCGCAACGCCGACGAGAATGGCCGTTATCATCACGCCGGCCGTCGAGAGCAGCGCGCCAGGCAGCAACACCTCTCTCGCCGACTTCCAACTCGTCGCCATGCCTCCGGCAAAAATGATATAGCAGAGCGCGAAATTCCCTATCGAGCTCGCTGCGCTGGCGTTGTCGAAATAAATTCCGCCAGCGCCCTCTGAGCCCATTATCATGCCGGCAAAAATGAAAAAGACGAGGACGGGGATGCCGGCCTTAGTGATAAGACGGCTGAAGGCGATGCAGAAGAGCAGTATCGCGGAAACAAAAACTATAAGGACGTTTGCGTTCTCCAAAAAAATCGGCCTCCTTTTACGAAATCGTGACGACGGACGTTGCGCAGAAGCACGCGCCGAGCTACCGCTGCAATTTGTGCGGCAAAAGCTTGTGCCGCGCGATCCATCTGAAGCAGAGCACGTGGGCGCCGGCCGTAAGCATCCAGGAGACGGGATAAGAAAGATAGACCGTCGTGACGCTGCGGAAGGCGTCGATCTGGAAGGCGGCCGCGACCCAGGCGATGCGC
Encoded here:
- a CDS encoding potassium/proton antiporter, encoding MENANVLIVFVSAILLFCIAFSRLITKAGIPVLVFFIFAGMIMGSEGAGGIYFDNASAASSIGNFALCYIIFAGGMATSWKSAREVLLPGALLSTAGVMITAILVGVAAHFLLGLTLMQGLLLGSVVSCTDAASVFSILRSNNMNLKAPLAPLLELESSSNDPAAYMLTITIISLMKSDGGGFFGYALMFVMQLAVGAGLGFAFGFAGALLINRIRLNSDGLYPVVAATIASFVFAAVQLMRGNGLLGVYIAAMVMGNVKLVHKTSLVRFFDGFSWLMQILVFVTLGLLVFPSQLRAVWLPALVMSAALMFLIRPAAVFITLSGFKYPLKAKLFVSWVGLRGASSIVFATYALTEGIQNADTIFNMVFFISLTSVIIQGSMLTPVASMLGQLDKEDKTLVSRSFTDYEEDIQGTLYELRVVRGSKAVGMAVSDMKFPESVRIMLIKRGESTIAPTGKTLIKEGDTLMVTTGKTEALLALKERLALV
- a CDS encoding FAD-binding oxidoreductase, producing the protein MTDLFSYNKITAEIAEEIRKKIGANNVSTDEEKLESYSHDEVPQSNYGRKYIAELLVFPESTQHVSEIMKIAHDERIPVTPRGAGTGLSSGALPVFGGIVMSFEKMNRIIELDEDNLTITVEPGVVTAEISRMASRHDLLYAGDPCSGDASFIGGNIAENAGGNKVIKYGATGAQLLALEAVLADGSVTWFGGKRRKDVTGLDFVHLMAGSEGILAVITKAVLKLLPLPRHSVDLLAAFPDARSAINFVPRIVTEGGLIPASVEFMDDKALKLVEKYLNASVPAGDAGAALIIQLEGNDEERLEEQFEAIGKLSQRHGAYEVYVADTRSTKERIWQARKGVPEALSAFYSRYTKEDLVVPTASVPKLLEMLRGETEPYGLEYITYGHAGDGNMHCTIVCPECDNWHDRLHAAQQRIYAKLIKMGGTLSGEHGIGYKRRGYMKFFLDDAQIELIKRVKLAFDPQNILNPGKLVDWGK